A window of Corythoichthys intestinalis isolate RoL2023-P3 chromosome 14, ASM3026506v1, whole genome shotgun sequence contains these coding sequences:
- the gjc2 gene encoding gap junction protein gamma 2 isoform X1 yields MSWSFLTRLLEEIHNHSTFVGKVWLTVLIIFRIVLTAVGGESIYSDEQTKFTCNTKQPGCDNVCYDAFAPLSHVRFWVFQIIMISTPSIMYMGYAIHKIARSSEHERRKNHRIRKKPPASSRWRGSHHLEDVLEGEDDDAEPMIYEDTMEGPETKAEPVSGNCKDQSKHDGRRRILQEGLMRIYVLQLMSRAIFEIAFLAGQYLLYGFQVSPSFVCNRVPCPHRVDCFISRPTEKTIFLLIMYVVSCLCLILNVCEMLHLGIGTFRDTLRLRRNRGRRGFGYPFSRNIPASPPGYNLVMKTDKPSRMPNSLITTHEQNMANVAQEQQCTSPDENIPSDLASLHRHLRVAQEQLDMAFQTYQTKNHQQASGPSSPVSGTTMAEQNRVNTVQEKQGARPKLAGEKAATIVKNGKTSVWI; encoded by the coding sequence ATGAGTTGGAGCTTTCTCACTCGTCTTCTGGAAGAGATCCACAACCACTCCACCTTTGTGGGCAAAGTCTGGCTGACAGTGCTCATTATCTTCCGCATTGTTCTTACAGCCGTCGGAGGGGAGTCCATCTACTCAGACGAGCAAACCAAGTTCACATGCAACACAAAGCAGCCGGGTTGTGACAATGTGTGCTATGATGCCTTTGCACCCCTATCGCATGTGCGCTTCTGGGTCTTCCAGATTATAATGATCTCCACACCCTCCATTATGTACATGGGCTATGCAATCCATAAGATTGCCCGCTCCTCAGAGCATGAGCGGCGGAAGAACCACAGGATCCGCAAAAAGCCACCTGCTTCCTCGAGATGGAGGGGAAGCCACCATCTGGAGGACGTCTTGGAGGGAGAGGATGACGACGCTGAGCCAATGATCTACGAAGACACAATGGAGGGTCCAGAGACCAAAGCCGAGCCGGTGAGCGGTAATTGCAAAGACCAGTCAAAGCACGATGGTCGCCGAAGAATCCTGCAAGAGGGGCTGATGCGGATATATGTTCTCCAGCTGATGTCGCGAGCCATCTTTGAGATCGCCTTCCTTGCCGGACAGTACCTTCTGTATGGCTTTCAAGTTAGTCCTTCCTTTGTGTGCAACAGAGTGCCCTGTCCTCACCGAGTGGACTGTTTCATCTCCAGGCCCACCGAAAAAACGATCTTCCTTCTCATCATGTATGTGGTAAGCTGCCTCTGCCTCATCTTGAACGTGTGTGAGATGCTTCACCTGGGAATCGGTACTTTTCGAGACACGTTGCGCCTCAGGAGAAACCGTGGTCGTCGCGGTTTTGGCTACCCGTTCTCTCGCAATATTCCAGCCTCTCCGCCTGGGTACAACCTGGTGATGAAGACGGATAAACCAAGCAGGATGCCCAACAGCCTCATCACCACTCACGAGCAGAACATGGCCAATGTGGCTCAGGAACAGCAGTGCACCAGCCCGGACGAGAACATCCCTTCTGACCTTGCAAGCCTTCACCGCCACTTGCGGGTTGCCCAGGAGCAATTAGACATGGCCTTTCAGACGTACCAAACGAAAAACCACCAACAGGCCTCAGGACCCAGTAGTCCTGTGTCCGGAACGACAATGGCTGAGCAAAACCGAGTAAACACGGTACAGGAGAAGCAAGGCGCCAGGCCCAAGTTGGCCGGAGAGAAGGCTGCCACAATTGTAAAAAACGGAAAAACTTCTGTTTGGATCtag
- the gjc2 gene encoding gap junction protein gamma 2 isoform X2, with amino-acid sequence MGTLRTGNVFATSPAVGGESIYSDEQTKFTCNTKQPGCDNVCYDAFAPLSHVRFWVFQIIMISTPSIMYMGYAIHKIARSSEHERRKNHRIRKKPPASSRWRGSHHLEDVLEGEDDDAEPMIYEDTMEGPETKAEPVSGNCKDQSKHDGRRRILQEGLMRIYVLQLMSRAIFEIAFLAGQYLLYGFQVSPSFVCNRVPCPHRVDCFISRPTEKTIFLLIMYVVSCLCLILNVCEMLHLGIGTFRDTLRLRRNRGRRGFGYPFSRNIPASPPGYNLVMKTDKPSRMPNSLITTHEQNMANVAQEQQCTSPDENIPSDLASLHRHLRVAQEQLDMAFQTYQTKNHQQASGPSSPVSGTTMAEQNRVNTVQEKQGARPKLAGEKAATIVKNGKTSVWI; translated from the exons ATGGGGACCTTGAGGACGGGAAATGTATTTGCCACATCTCcag CCGTCGGAGGGGAGTCCATCTACTCAGACGAGCAAACCAAGTTCACATGCAACACAAAGCAGCCGGGTTGTGACAATGTGTGCTATGATGCCTTTGCACCCCTATCGCATGTGCGCTTCTGGGTCTTCCAGATTATAATGATCTCCACACCCTCCATTATGTACATGGGCTATGCAATCCATAAGATTGCCCGCTCCTCAGAGCATGAGCGGCGGAAGAACCACAGGATCCGCAAAAAGCCACCTGCTTCCTCGAGATGGAGGGGAAGCCACCATCTGGAGGACGTCTTGGAGGGAGAGGATGACGACGCTGAGCCAATGATCTACGAAGACACAATGGAGGGTCCAGAGACCAAAGCCGAGCCGGTGAGCGGTAATTGCAAAGACCAGTCAAAGCACGATGGTCGCCGAAGAATCCTGCAAGAGGGGCTGATGCGGATATATGTTCTCCAGCTGATGTCGCGAGCCATCTTTGAGATCGCCTTCCTTGCCGGACAGTACCTTCTGTATGGCTTTCAAGTTAGTCCTTCCTTTGTGTGCAACAGAGTGCCCTGTCCTCACCGAGTGGACTGTTTCATCTCCAGGCCCACCGAAAAAACGATCTTCCTTCTCATCATGTATGTGGTAAGCTGCCTCTGCCTCATCTTGAACGTGTGTGAGATGCTTCACCTGGGAATCGGTACTTTTCGAGACACGTTGCGCCTCAGGAGAAACCGTGGTCGTCGCGGTTTTGGCTACCCGTTCTCTCGCAATATTCCAGCCTCTCCGCCTGGGTACAACCTGGTGATGAAGACGGATAAACCAAGCAGGATGCCCAACAGCCTCATCACCACTCACGAGCAGAACATGGCCAATGTGGCTCAGGAACAGCAGTGCACCAGCCCGGACGAGAACATCCCTTCTGACCTTGCAAGCCTTCACCGCCACTTGCGGGTTGCCCAGGAGCAATTAGACATGGCCTTTCAGACGTACCAAACGAAAAACCACCAACAGGCCTCAGGACCCAGTAGTCCTGTGTCCGGAACGACAATGGCTGAGCAAAACCGAGTAAACACGGTACAGGAGAAGCAAGGCGCCAGGCCCAAGTTGGCCGGAGAGAAGGCTGCCACAATTGTAAAAAACGGAAAAACTTCTGTTTGGATCtag